In one Brevibacillus choshinensis genomic region, the following are encoded:
- a CDS encoding ferritin family protein: MPTIMSSAPFTQAPIPEPPRVITTKDLSYLKDALSWELDAFKKLHSFAQQATDPEVKQCLDKVGRMHQQHYQKLLTHLQHNNTAVMAAIPQTQSQQQQPQMQ, translated from the coding sequence ATGCCAACCATCATGTCTTCCGCGCCTTTTACTCAAGCACCGATTCCTGAGCCGCCACGTGTCATTACGACCAAGGACTTGAGCTATCTGAAGGATGCTTTGTCATGGGAGTTGGATGCCTTTAAAAAGCTGCATTCGTTCGCACAGCAAGCCACAGATCCAGAGGTCAAGCAATGTCTGGACAAAGTCGGGCGTATGCATCAGCAGCACTATCAAAAATTGCTGACTCATCTCCAACATAACAATACCGCAGTGATGGCTGCTATCCCGCAGACCCAATCCCAACAACAGCAACCTCAAATGCAGTAA
- a CDS encoding spore coat protein, producing MPNQNQIANPQSAQLPQVKGPQMNDRDYMNDCLTTCKYLADSLNVAVWEASHQQLHQDFLQILNETHQSQREAYELMFRKGWYKLEAAEQQKLQQTYQQFSGYSTQFPYH from the coding sequence ATGCCAAATCAAAACCAAATTGCCAATCCGCAATCAGCTCAGCTGCCACAGGTAAAGGGCCCGCAAATGAATGACCGTGATTATATGAACGACTGTCTGACCACGTGCAAATACTTGGCAGACAGCCTCAATGTGGCGGTCTGGGAAGCGAGCCACCAACAGCTACATCAAGACTTCCTGCAAATCCTGAACGAGACTCATCAAAGCCAGCGCGAAGCGTATGAATTGATGTTTCGCAAAGGCTGGTACAAACTGGAGGCAGCAGAGCAACAAAAGCTGCAACAGACTTATCAGCAATTTAGTGGATATTCTACTCAATTCCCCTATCATTGA
- a CDS encoding aminotransferase-like domain-containing protein has translation MLTIDWKPDKSSDIPVYIQIVSYIKRKIAAGEWPVHSTLPTQRSLAQAFGVNRSTVVTALEELKAEGLIESTVGSGTIVSNNTWSLLTTAPPPDWLGYVQGGIHPPNIPTIQDINRFEPDPSYIRLGTGELSPQLLPTKQMEDILGGLRGKMTHLGYVEPKGLLPLREEISRYLRTRGVEASPASILVVSGALQALQLISLGILQKGSAILLEQPSYLYSLPLFQTSGMRLVGVAMDEEGIRPDALARQKQVHNGALLYTIPSYHNPTGILMTEQRREQVMAACARERLPILEDDVYGELWFDQPGPLPLKSRDQNGQVLYLGSLSKTLSPGLRIGWIVGPEPVIERLADVKMQSDYGASSLSQWAAAEWLSTGKYVQHMIGIRHALRERRDHVVELLTRWFTDLAEWEVPSGGFYIWLKLRHAVSMRTLFTKALAAGILLNPGYVYDQSDSHHLRLSYAYADEEQLERALSVLAGLLES, from the coding sequence ATGCTCACGATTGACTGGAAGCCTGACAAATCATCTGATATCCCAGTATACATACAAATTGTTTCTTACATAAAAAGGAAGATCGCTGCAGGGGAGTGGCCGGTGCATAGCACATTGCCAACACAGCGCTCTTTGGCACAAGCCTTTGGAGTAAACCGCAGCACCGTCGTGACGGCATTGGAAGAATTGAAGGCAGAGGGCTTGATCGAGTCAACGGTGGGGAGTGGGACAATCGTCAGCAATAACACGTGGTCGTTGCTTACGACTGCACCGCCACCTGATTGGCTGGGTTATGTTCAGGGAGGGATTCATCCTCCCAATATACCGACCATTCAGGATATCAATCGTTTCGAACCAGACCCGAGCTATATTCGATTAGGGACAGGGGAGCTGTCGCCACAGCTGCTGCCGACGAAGCAAATGGAAGACATCTTGGGTGGTTTACGTGGAAAAATGACGCATCTCGGCTATGTGGAACCAAAAGGGCTGCTGCCGCTGCGGGAAGAAATCAGCCGTTACTTACGGACGCGCGGAGTAGAAGCTTCTCCTGCTTCCATTCTCGTCGTCTCCGGCGCCTTGCAAGCACTGCAGCTGATTTCTCTCGGCATCCTCCAAAAGGGCTCCGCAATCTTACTTGAGCAGCCGTCGTATTTGTATTCACTACCGTTGTTTCAAACATCGGGTATGCGTTTGGTTGGGGTGGCGATGGATGAAGAGGGAATTCGTCCAGATGCCTTGGCAAGACAAAAACAGGTTCATAATGGGGCATTGCTCTACACGATACCCTCGTATCACAATCCGACAGGAATTCTCATGACCGAGCAGAGAAGAGAGCAGGTGATGGCTGCTTGCGCCAGGGAAAGACTGCCGATTTTGGAGGACGACGTCTACGGGGAGCTGTGGTTCGATCAGCCTGGACCTTTGCCTTTAAAATCGCGTGATCAAAACGGTCAGGTGCTCTATTTGGGAAGCCTTTCTAAAACATTGAGCCCTGGACTTCGCATTGGCTGGATTGTCGGGCCGGAGCCAGTCATCGAAAGATTAGCTGATGTGAAAATGCAATCCGATTACGGGGCCAGCAGCTTATCCCAGTGGGCAGCGGCAGAGTGGCTGTCCACTGGAAAGTACGTACAGCATATGATCGGCATTCGCCATGCACTACGGGAGAGGAGAGATCATGTAGTCGAGCTCTTGACCCGATGGTTTACTGATCTCGCAGAATGGGAGGTTCCGTCTGGTGGTTTCTACATTTGGCTGAAGCTGCGTCACGCTGTCTCCATGCGTACTTTATTCACCAAGGCGTTGGCAGCTGGAATTTTGCTCAATCCTGGCTATGTATACGATCAATCCGACAGCCACCACTTACGGCTGTCCTACGCTTACGCGGATGAGGAGCAGCTGGAGAGAGCGTTATCTGTATTGGCCGGACTGCTGGAGTCATAG
- a CDS encoding LysE/ArgO family amino acid transporter, protein MIEAMLHGFILAFGLILPLGAQNVFIFNQGAVQPTLWRAIPVVITAAICDALLILLAVLGVSLVVLTVTWLKTVLYAVGVCFLLYMGYLTWRNKPTVASEDVERFSPKRQVMFAASVSLLNPHAILDTIGVIGTSSLSYMGGEKWGFTIACILVSCIWFFSLCLTGRLIGSLDQSGTLLRGLNLASAIIMWVVATYMAWMMFSF, encoded by the coding sequence GTGATCGAAGCGATGTTGCATGGATTTATACTTGCATTTGGACTTATTTTGCCGCTTGGGGCACAAAACGTATTTATTTTTAATCAAGGAGCCGTTCAGCCTACGCTGTGGCGTGCGATCCCTGTCGTTATTACTGCCGCTATTTGCGATGCATTGCTCATCTTGCTCGCGGTGCTAGGTGTGTCTCTCGTAGTACTGACTGTCACCTGGTTGAAAACCGTTCTATACGCAGTTGGCGTTTGCTTTCTGTTGTACATGGGCTATTTGACTTGGCGCAACAAACCGACTGTTGCTTCCGAAGATGTGGAGCGCTTTTCCCCGAAACGTCAGGTGATGTTCGCTGCTTCCGTGTCCTTACTCAACCCACATGCTATTTTGGACACGATTGGCGTAATCGGCACCAGCTCGCTCAGCTATATGGGTGGGGAGAAATGGGGATTTACCATCGCTTGCATCCTGGTCTCCTGCATTTGGTTTTTTAGTCTGTGTTTGACTGGTCGCTTGATTGGAAGTCTGGATCAATCAGGAACATTGCTGCGCGGCCTGAATCTGGCATCTGCGATCATCATGTGGGTCGTCGCTACCTACATGGCGTGGATGATGTTTTCCTTTTAA
- a CDS encoding DUF47 domain-containing protein — protein sequence MLFTKTDALLEDLYEIAKNVHDSAVYFNQYKISSMDTLKTFSETMKEYESKGDKMIHEIIIRINKTFITAIEREDVMELAVKMDDVLDGLETCSSRLYMYDIMEPDETMVRFGQIIEDSSQQILLAMELLKHQKLSDMREYIIRINDLESAGDELVRRSIRDLFHSSTDPIHIMQFKEIYEVLEEVMDHCEDVADAMETVIMSNT from the coding sequence ATGCTTTTTACAAAAACAGATGCATTGCTGGAAGACTTGTACGAAATCGCCAAAAACGTTCACGATTCCGCGGTCTATTTTAATCAATATAAGATCTCTTCTATGGATACCTTGAAAACCTTTTCGGAAACGATGAAGGAATACGAATCCAAAGGCGACAAAATGATTCACGAGATCATCATTCGCATTAACAAAACGTTTATTACCGCCATCGAACGCGAGGATGTCATGGAGTTGGCTGTGAAAATGGACGATGTGCTGGACGGCCTGGAAACGTGTTCGTCCCGTCTTTACATGTACGACATCATGGAGCCCGATGAAACGATGGTGAGATTCGGCCAGATCATCGAGGACTCCTCCCAGCAAATCCTGCTTGCCATGGAGTTACTCAAACATCAGAAGCTATCGGACATGCGAGAGTACATTATCCGCATCAACGATCTGGAGAGCGCAGGAGATGAGCTGGTTCGCCGTAGCATTCGGGATCTCTTCCACTCCTCCACGGATCCCATCCATATCATGCAGTTCAAGGAAATTTACGAAGTGCTGGAGGAAGTCATGGACCATTGCGAGGATGTCGCGGACGCGATGGAGACGGTCATCATGAGCAACACATAA
- a CDS encoding inorganic phosphate transporter: MHTSFPLIVAVVVLAVSFDFINGFHDTANAIATTVSTKALPPRIAIVMAAIMNFVGALTFTGVAKTIGGKIADPAKLEYGVLIVLAALLASIFWNLVTWWYGIPSSSSHALIGSIVGAVFASAGGQQINWSGFSEIFKALILSPIIALVAGYLLMSLFYFLFRKVATPPSKVNRRFRYFQIFTAALQSFTHGTNDAQKAMGIIVFALVAADLQADASVIPFWVQLICAVSMGLGTSVGGWRIIKTVGGKITKIEPINGATADLTSSSIIFTFTQLGLPVSSTHVISSAIMGVGSAKRLKSVNWGVAKRIVITWFITLPISAVISAIIYSILHLFF, encoded by the coding sequence ATGCATACGAGCTTTCCACTCATCGTCGCTGTCGTTGTGCTAGCTGTTTCCTTTGATTTTATCAATGGCTTTCATGACACAGCTAATGCGATCGCGACGACCGTGTCGACCAAAGCATTGCCACCCAGAATCGCCATCGTCATGGCTGCTATCATGAACTTCGTCGGAGCTTTGACATTTACCGGAGTCGCCAAAACAATCGGGGGAAAAATCGCGGATCCAGCCAAGCTGGAATATGGGGTACTTATCGTCTTGGCCGCCTTGCTCGCGTCTATCTTCTGGAATCTCGTCACCTGGTGGTACGGGATTCCCAGTAGCTCCTCCCATGCGCTTATCGGTTCCATTGTCGGAGCCGTTTTCGCATCTGCAGGGGGGCAACAAATCAATTGGAGTGGCTTTTCCGAAATCTTTAAGGCATTAATTCTCTCCCCCATCATCGCGCTAGTAGCTGGCTATTTGCTCATGAGCCTGTTTTACTTCTTGTTTCGAAAAGTCGCTACGCCCCCATCCAAGGTCAACAGACGCTTTCGTTACTTTCAGATTTTCACCGCAGCCCTCCAGTCCTTTACCCACGGGACCAATGATGCGCAAAAGGCAATGGGGATCATCGTGTTCGCTCTGGTAGCCGCAGACTTGCAGGCGGATGCGAGCGTAATCCCCTTCTGGGTCCAGCTGATTTGTGCCGTATCCATGGGATTGGGTACCTCCGTTGGTGGATGGAGGATCATCAAAACGGTGGGCGGAAAAATCACGAAAATCGAGCCGATTAACGGAGCGACTGCCGATCTCACCTCATCCTCCATCATATTTACCTTTACCCAATTGGGCTTGCCCGTCAGCTCTACCCACGTCATCTCCTCAGCTATCATGGGAGTCGGCTCGGCAAAACGGCTAAAGAGCGTCAACTGGGGTGTCGCCAAGCGAATCGTTATCACCTGGTTCATCACCCTCCCTATCTCTGCGGTGATCTCCGCGATCATTTACAGCATTCTGCATCTGTTTTTTTGA
- a CDS encoding DUF4825 domain-containing protein: protein MAARNKWIMALVIVGVILFALIQGVIIPDNIKKAEQYRLDQQNPLTHDLNAILPYKSKYMGDASNLSNLYAHLPLNGVKKTFQLYPEALTLELNYEETVSEVGEESVKAALLYDSVAAFALIDNLQAIRYRFPDATYQMTRLDMQQLFGENLSGLLNQEKWKTDVQDRLKEWTKESPRFKQ from the coding sequence ATGGCTGCAAGGAATAAATGGATTATGGCACTGGTCATCGTGGGAGTCATCTTGTTCGCGTTGATCCAAGGAGTCATTATCCCTGACAACATCAAAAAGGCGGAACAATATCGTCTGGACCAGCAAAACCCGCTCACCCACGATCTGAATGCGATCCTGCCCTATAAAAGCAAGTACATGGGGGATGCTTCTAATCTGTCGAATCTGTATGCGCATTTGCCACTTAACGGGGTGAAAAAGACCTTTCAGTTATATCCGGAGGCTTTGACGCTTGAATTAAACTATGAGGAAACAGTTAGCGAAGTGGGAGAAGAATCGGTGAAGGCCGCATTGCTCTACGACTCAGTGGCGGCTTTTGCGTTGATCGACAACCTCCAGGCTATCCGCTATCGCTTCCCCGATGCGACCTATCAGATGACCCGTTTGGATATGCAGCAACTGTTCGGAGAAAATTTGTCAGGACTGTTGAATCAAGAAAAATGGAAAACCGATGTCCAGGATCGATTAAAGGAATGGACGAAGGAGAGCCCTCGCTTTAAGCAATGA
- a CDS encoding permease prefix domain 1-containing protein — translation MDRLHQHVEQLFRPYRGMKQAQELKQEVMSNLEARVADMTTDGMDRAEAVRLAIANIPSIAHLIAGNHRIYVYRFWVEWVQRVLLYSLVAWIVTMPLRMVGDGTGLNTAILVVSLFVGIVYVVLLLLRRTSVTNKEMNMNVRAAFRLRKIGWILWSIFIAVSLLFTTALHFASNFWFSRPISISGPYQFAMVAIAYFKPFVSILIPLALHLAPKLLMKYEVGEEDGCKE, via the coding sequence ATGGACAGATTACACCAGCATGTGGAGCAACTGTTTCGTCCTTATCGAGGCATGAAACAGGCCCAGGAGCTGAAGCAAGAGGTCATGAGCAATCTCGAAGCGCGTGTCGCAGATATGACAACGGATGGAATGGACCGGGCAGAAGCTGTACGTCTGGCAATCGCCAACATTCCCTCCATTGCGCACCTGATCGCGGGGAACCATCGCATCTACGTGTACCGCTTTTGGGTGGAGTGGGTGCAAAGGGTGCTGCTATATTCCTTGGTGGCATGGATCGTCACGATGCCGCTGCGAATGGTGGGCGATGGGACCGGTTTGAACACCGCGATATTAGTAGTTTCACTCTTTGTAGGAATCGTGTATGTAGTGCTGCTACTGCTCAGGAGGACTTCCGTTACGAATAAAGAGATGAACATGAATGTGCGAGCAGCTTTTCGACTCAGGAAAATCGGATGGATTCTCTGGTCTATCTTTATTGCTGTCTCGTTGCTCTTTACAACAGCTCTTCATTTTGCGAGCAATTTCTGGTTTTCGCGACCGATCAGTATTTCGGGTCCATACCAGTTTGCTATGGTAGCCATTGCGTATTTCAAGCCATTTGTGTCCATCCTGATTCCACTTGCCCTCCATCTAGCACCAAAGCTACTCATGAAATACGAAGTGGGGGAAGAAGATGGCTGCAAGGAATAA
- a CDS encoding PadR family transcriptional regulator, with translation MGESSISSDIIRGHLDAIILRVLSEGDNYGYEIIKAISKNSGGQYELKEPSLYTSLKRLETQKLIASYWGDETQGGRRKYYKLTPEGAEAYEKALVAWKVARALIDQLIERQD, from the coding sequence ATGGGGGAAAGCAGTATCAGCAGTGACATCATTCGCGGACATCTCGATGCCATCATATTGCGCGTCTTGTCCGAGGGTGATAATTATGGCTATGAAATCATCAAGGCGATCTCCAAGAACAGTGGAGGCCAATACGAATTAAAAGAGCCCTCGCTCTATACCAGCTTGAAAAGGCTTGAAACGCAAAAGCTTATCGCCTCCTATTGGGGTGATGAGACACAGGGCGGTCGACGAAAGTATTACAAGCTGACTCCTGAAGGTGCAGAAGCCTACGAAAAAGCACTCGTTGCCTGGAAAGTGGCGAGAGCATTGATCGATCAATTAATTGAAAGGCAGGACTGA
- a CDS encoding ATP-grasp domain-containing protein, with protein MKKIYVIHENSEWTVHLTKRLQELGLPYEEWHLDEGSVDLTEEPPVGVFYSRMSASSHTRDHRYAPELTSAVLSWLESYGRKVFNGTSALRLEVSKVAQYLALAGQGIRTPRTIATVGKDQLLKAARAFEGQPFITKHNRAGKGLGVQLFHSLQGLESYVNGPTFDEPVDGITLIQEYIQAPQPFITRCEFVGGKFVYAVQVDTSEGFELCPADACQIGDLFCPVGEEVPTKPKFQIVDGFADPIIEKYERFLAANGIQVAGIEFIRNQEGEIFTYDINTNTNYNSDAEAAAGVYGMLEVAKFLGRELASVEEAEKVEA; from the coding sequence ATGAAAAAGATCTACGTCATCCATGAAAATAGCGAATGGACCGTTCATTTGACCAAGCGTCTGCAAGAGCTGGGGCTTCCATACGAGGAATGGCATCTGGACGAGGGTTCCGTTGATTTGACAGAAGAACCACCTGTAGGTGTATTTTACAGCCGGATGAGCGCTTCTTCCCATACGCGTGACCATCGATATGCACCTGAGCTGACTTCAGCTGTACTGAGCTGGCTGGAAAGCTACGGACGCAAAGTCTTTAACGGGACGAGTGCACTGCGTCTAGAAGTGAGCAAGGTCGCCCAATACTTGGCTTTGGCAGGACAAGGTATTCGCACTCCTCGCACCATTGCGACAGTAGGCAAGGATCAGCTTTTGAAAGCGGCACGCGCATTTGAAGGTCAACCCTTCATCACCAAGCACAACCGCGCAGGAAAAGGGCTTGGTGTACAACTGTTCCATTCCCTGCAAGGGCTGGAGTCGTATGTGAACGGACCGACCTTTGATGAGCCGGTGGATGGCATTACGCTCATTCAGGAGTACATTCAGGCTCCACAACCATTCATTACACGCTGTGAATTTGTCGGGGGCAAATTCGTCTATGCGGTACAAGTGGACACATCCGAGGGCTTTGAGCTCTGCCCGGCGGATGCCTGCCAGATCGGCGACCTGTTCTGCCCAGTAGGGGAAGAGGTGCCGACCAAGCCGAAGTTCCAGATCGTCGATGGCTTCGCGGATCCGATTATTGAGAAGTACGAGCGCTTCCTGGCTGCAAACGGCATTCAGGTGGCAGGGATCGAATTTATCCGCAATCAGGAAGGCGAGATCTTTACCTATGACATCAATACCAATACCAACTACAATTCGGATGCAGAAGCAGCAGCTGGCGTCTACGGTATGTTGGAAGTAGCCAAATTCTTGGGCCGTGAGCTGGCAAGCGTCGAGGAAGCCGAGAAGGTAGAAGCATAA